One region of Rhizophagus irregularis chromosome 18, complete sequence genomic DNA includes:
- a CDS encoding 40S ribosomal protein uS12, with protein MGKGKPRGLQSARKLRTHRRVERWADKAYKKRALGTAYKSSPFGGASHAKGIVLEKIGVEAKQPNSAIRKCVRVQLIKNGKKVTAFVPNDGCLNYVDENDEVLLAGFGRKGRAIGDIPGVRFKVVKVSGVSLLALYKEKKEKPRS; from the exons ATGG GTAAAGGAAAACCCAGAGGATTGCAAAGCGCTCGTAAACTACGTACACACCGTCGTGTAGAACGATGGGCTGATAAAGCATATAAGAAGAGAGCATTAGGTACCGCTTACAAATCTTCACCATTTGGCGGTGCCTCTCATGCAAAAGGCATTGTACttgaaaaaat TGGCGTGGAAGCCAAGCAACCAAATTCTGCTATTCGCAAGTGTGTTAGAGTTCAATTAATTAAGAATGGAAAGAAAGTTACGGCTTTCGTTCCTAATGATGGTTGTTTAAATTACGtagatgaaaatgatgaagttCTGCTTGCGGGATTTGGTCGTAAAGGTCGCGCC ATTGGTGATATTCCTGGAGTTCGTTTCAAAGTGGTCAAAGTCTCGGGTGTATCACTCCTTGCTCT atacaaggaaaagaaagaaaaaccTCGGTCTTAA